The genomic region ATGTCGAAGTCGGACGTGCTCGAGGCCCTGCAGCGCGGCCGTCGCACGTTCTCGACCGAGGAGTGGAAGAAGTTCCTGATTCGCTCGATCGGGCTGGAGCCAGACGCGCTCGACGAAAAGGCGATCCGTGTGCTGCTCCTGCGGATGGTGCCCTTCGTGGAGCGGAACTACAACCTCGTCGAACTCGGCCCCCGCGGCACCGGCAAGAGCCATCTCTTCCAGCAGATCTCTCCCTACGCCCACCTGATCTCGGGCGGCAAGGCGTCGGTGGCCAAGATGTTCGTCAACAACGCCACCGGCCAGAAGGGCCTGGTCTGCCAGTACGACGTCGTCTGCTTCGACGAGGTGTCTGGCATCTCCTTCGACCAGAAGGACGGCGTCAACATCATGAAGGGCTACATGGCCAGCGGGCAGTTCAGCCGCGGCAAAGAGAACATCCGGGCTGACGGCGGCATCGTGATGGTCGGCAACTTCGACGTGGATGTAGACCAGCAGCAGCGGATCGGGCACCTGCTCAGCCCGCTACCGCCGGAGATGCGGTCCGACACGGCGTTCATGGACCGGCTGCATGCCTTCGCGGCGGGCTGGGATTTCCCGAAACTCAAGCCCACCGACCACCTGACGAACCACTTCGGCCTTGTGAGCGACTTCCTGAGCGAATGTTGGAGCCACCTGCGGACGACGAGCCGGGCGACGGTGATGTACGAGCGGGTCCACCTCGGCGGCGCTCTTTCGGGCCGCGACATCGAGGCGGTGAGCAAGACGGTGAGCGGCCTGACGAAGCTGCTCTTCCCCGATCCCGAGATGCCGGTGCCGGACGAGGACCTGGAGTGGATGGTGCGGCTGGCGCTCGAATCCCGCCGACGGGTGAAGGAGCAACAGAAGCGGCTTCTCAAGAGCGAGTTCCGCAACACCCACTTCAGCTACGTCATGGGCGCCGAGGGCGTGGAGCAGTTCGTGGCCACGCCGGAGTTGCACAGCGACGAGGCGATCGAAAGCGACCCGTTGCCGCCGGGGCAGGTCTGGGCGGTGAGCCCGGGCGGCCCCGATTCCGAGCCGGGCCTCTACCGGATCGAGGTGACGGTAGGTCCTGGGAGCACGGTGCGGATCCTGAACCAACCGGTCCCGGCCGGATTCCGTGAGAGCGTGCGGATCGGTGAGCAGAACCTGTACACGCGGGCGAAGGAGCTGGTGGGAGACCGGGACCCCCGCGCCCACGAGTTCTCGCTCCAACTGCGGGCGATGGACGCCGACAAGAACGGCGCCGGACTGGGCCTTCCGGTGCTCGTGGCGATGTGCAGCGCCCTCCTCGGCCGCAACACCCGCGGCGGCACGATCCTGATCGGCCCTTTGAACCTGGGCGGCTCGTTCGAGTTGATCCCCAACGCCCAGCGGATCGCGGAGCTGGCGGTC from Planctomycetia bacterium harbors:
- a CDS encoding peptidase codes for the protein MTLVLDRLDEVASSAFDGYLVRKDLVRRYAKEYPVPSYVVEFLLGRYCATTDPEEIEQGLGIVTQQLADRTVRTGNEELFKSRAKEQRQVKLIDIVRARLDAKNDCYVAELPSLALRDVRIPDDLVRDNERMLTDGFYAEVTLAYDSVIASQQGGRAFGIEAMRPIQMSKSDVLEALQRGRRTFSTEEWKKFLIRSIGLEPDALDEKAIRVLLLRMVPFVERNYNLVELGPRGTGKSHLFQQISPYAHLISGGKASVAKMFVNNATGQKGLVCQYDVVCFDEVSGISFDQKDGVNIMKGYMASGQFSRGKENIRADGGIVMVGNFDVDVDQQQRIGHLLSPLPPEMRSDTAFMDRLHAFAAGWDFPKLKPTDHLTNHFGLVSDFLSECWSHLRTTSRATVMYERVHLGGALSGRDIEAVSKTVSGLTKLLFPDPEMPVPDEDLEWMVRLALESRRRVKEQQKRLLKSEFRNTHFSYVMGAEGVEQFVATPELHSDEAIESDPLPPGQVWAVSPGGPDSEPGLYRIEVTVGPGSTVRILNQPVPAGFRESVRIGEQNLYTRAKELVGDRDPRAHEFSLQLRAMDADKNGAGLGLPVLVAMCSALLGRNTRGGTILIGPLNLGGSFELIPNAQRIAELAVDKQAGTVLMPVAARRQLADLPDDVWTRLNIEFYKDAADAVFKALVE